In Citrobacter sp. RHB25-C09, the following proteins share a genomic window:
- the bcsQ gene encoding cellulose biosynthesis protein BcsQ yields the protein MAILGLQGIHGGVGTTSLTAALAWSFQLLAENVLVIDASADNLLRMSFNIDFAHHEGWARAMLDGRDWREAGMRYTSQLDVLPFGQLTAQERDTPELWQKRLDAIVPAIRALKESGRYSWILVDLPHGSAQLTRQLVKLCDRTLTIVKADTNCHIRLHQQVLPTNSHILINDLRIGSQIQDDLYQVWLQSQRRLLPMVIHRDEAVAECTASKQPLGEYRSDALAAEEVLTLANWCLLNYADRKPTEEKTAVGSPS from the coding sequence ATGGCCATTCTGGGACTTCAGGGCATACATGGTGGCGTGGGCACCACGTCGCTTACCGCTGCGTTAGCCTGGTCATTTCAGTTATTAGCGGAAAACGTTCTGGTTATTGATGCCAGCGCGGATAATTTGCTGCGCATGTCGTTCAACATTGATTTTGCGCATCACGAGGGTTGGGCCCGGGCGATGCTGGACGGCCGTGACTGGCGCGAGGCCGGGATGCGTTATACCTCTCAACTGGACGTCTTGCCGTTTGGTCAATTGACGGCGCAAGAACGCGACACCCCTGAGCTGTGGCAGAAGCGGTTAGACGCTATCGTGCCTGCTATTCGTGCGCTGAAAGAGAGCGGGCGCTATTCCTGGATTTTAGTCGATCTACCCCACGGTTCAGCACAACTGACGCGTCAGTTGGTGAAACTCTGCGATCGCACCCTGACGATCGTAAAAGCAGATACCAACTGTCACATCCGGCTGCACCAGCAGGTGTTGCCAACAAATTCCCATATCTTAATTAACGACTTACGCATTGGCAGTCAAATCCAGGACGACCTGTATCAGGTCTGGCTTCAGAGTCAGCGTCGCCTGCTGCCAATGGTGATCCATCGCGATGAAGCGGTGGCGGAATGCACGGCGTCGAAACAGCCGTTGGGCGAATACCGGAGTGATGCATTGGCCGCAGAAGAAGTACTGACGCTGGCAAACTGGTGTTTGCTGAATTATGCCGATCGGAAACCGACTGAAGAGAAAACGGCCGTCGGGAGCCCATCATGA
- the bcsB gene encoding cellulose biosynthesis cyclic di-GMP-binding regulatory protein BcsB gives MKRKISWICAVAMGMSAFPSFMTNATPATQPLINAEPTAAPAVPEPADDNPPVGQVMPGVQGADAPIVAQNGPSRDVKLTFAQIAPPPGSMVLRGVNPNGSIEFGMRSDEVVTKAVLNLEYTPSPSLLPTQSQLKVYLNDELMGVLPVTQEQLGKKTLAQMPINPLFITDFNRVRLEFVGHYQHVCENPANSTLWLDVGRSSVLDLTYQSLEVKNDLSHFPVPFFDPRDNRAIVLPMVFAESPDRTLQQAASIVSSWFGSRSGWRGQQFPVMYNKLPDRNAIVFATNDKRPDFLREHPPVKAPTIEMISHPDNPYVKLLVVFGRDDKDLLQAAKGIAMGNILFRGSSVEVTDVKPLLARKPYDAPNWVRTDRPVTLGELKTYEEQLQSTGMEPAAISVSLNLPPDLYLLRSTGIDMDLNYRYTTPPTKDSSRMDISLNNQFLQAFSLSSNEKQNRLLMRLPVLQGLIDGKTDVTIPALKLGATNQLRFNFEYMNPMPGGSLENCITFQPVQNHVVIGDDSTIDFSKYYHFIAMPDLRAFANAGFPFSRMADLSETIAVMQKSPGEAQMATLLDATGLIGAQTGFPAINLTITDDGNEIQGKDADILIVGSIPEKLKDDKRIDLLVQAAQSWVKTPMRQTAFPGIMPDEADRKPDAQSSVSSTGPMAAVIGFQSPFSEQRSVVALLADSPRGYELLNQAVNDSGKRAAMFGSVAVIRESGVNSLRVGDIYYVGHLPWFERLWYALANHPVLLAILAAISVVLLAWVLWRLLRIISRRRLDPDHE, from the coding sequence ATGAAAAGAAAAATTTCCTGGATTTGTGCAGTGGCAATGGGGATGAGTGCATTCCCCTCTTTCATGACGAATGCGACGCCTGCAACGCAACCACTGATTAATGCTGAGCCAACCGCTGCTCCGGCAGTGCCTGAACCGGCAGATGATAATCCGCCGGTGGGACAGGTCATGCCGGGTGTACAGGGCGCGGATGCGCCAATCGTCGCGCAAAATGGTCCTTCCCGGGATGTGAAGCTCACTTTCGCCCAAATTGCGCCGCCGCCGGGCAGCATGGTGCTGCGGGGCGTTAACCCCAACGGCAGTATTGAGTTTGGTATGCGCAGCGATGAAGTCGTGACCAAAGCAGTACTCAACCTTGAGTACACGCCGTCGCCGTCACTGCTGCCTACGCAGTCGCAGCTTAAGGTCTATCTCAACGATGAGTTGATGGGAGTTCTGCCTGTTACCCAGGAACAGTTGGGCAAAAAGACGCTGGCGCAAATGCCGATCAACCCGCTGTTTATCACCGATTTCAACCGCGTGCGTTTAGAATTTGTCGGTCACTATCAGCACGTCTGTGAAAACCCGGCCAACAGTACGCTGTGGCTGGATGTTGGCCGCAGCAGCGTACTGGATCTCACCTATCAAAGTCTGGAAGTGAAAAACGATCTGTCACACTTCCCGGTACCGTTCTTCGATCCGCGTGATAACCGCGCGATTGTACTGCCGATGGTCTTTGCGGAATCGCCGGATCGGACGTTGCAGCAGGCGGCGTCGATCGTCTCCTCCTGGTTTGGCTCCCGTTCAGGGTGGCGCGGACAACAGTTCCCGGTGATGTACAACAAACTGCCGGATCGCAATGCGATTGTCTTTGCGACCAATGACAAACGTCCTGACTTCCTGCGCGAGCACCCGCCGGTCAAAGCGCCGACGATTGAAATGATCTCCCACCCTGACAACCCTTATGTGAAGCTGCTGGTGGTCTTTGGTCGTGACGACAAGGATCTGCTGCAGGCGGCGAAAGGGATTGCGATGGGGAACATTCTTTTCCGCGGCAGCAGCGTGGAAGTCACCGATGTCAAACCGTTGCTGGCGCGTAAACCGTACGATGCGCCGAATTGGGTGCGTACCGATCGTCCGGTGACTCTGGGCGAACTGAAAACCTATGAGGAGCAACTCCAGTCAACGGGCATGGAGCCTGCGGCGATCAGCGTTTCGCTGAACCTGCCGCCGGATCTCTATCTGCTGCGCAGTACCGGTATTGATATGGACCTCAACTACCGCTACACCACGCCGCCGACGAAAGACAGTTCGCGTATGGATATCAGTCTGAATAACCAGTTCCTGCAAGCGTTCAGTCTGAGCAGCAATGAAAAGCAAAACCGTCTGCTGATGCGCCTGCCGGTGCTGCAGGGGCTGATCGATGGCAAAACGGATGTCACTATCCCTGCGCTGAAGTTAGGGGCAACGAACCAACTGCGTTTTAATTTCGAATACATGAACCCAATGCCGGGCGGATCGCTGGAAAACTGTATCACCTTCCAGCCGGTGCAGAACCACGTGGTGATCGGTGACGATTCCACCATCGACTTCTCGAAGTATTACCACTTCATTGCGATGCCGGATCTGCGCGCGTTCGCTAACGCTGGTTTCCCGTTCAGCCGAATGGCCGATCTGTCAGAAACCATTGCTGTGATGCAGAAGTCGCCAGGTGAAGCGCAAATGGCAACACTGCTTGATGCGACAGGGCTCATCGGTGCACAAACCGGTTTCCCGGCGATTAACCTGACCATCACCGATGACGGCAATGAGATTCAGGGCAAAGATGCTGACATTTTGATCGTTGGCTCAATTCCGGAAAAGCTGAAGGATGATAAGCGTATCGACCTGCTGGTTCAGGCTGCGCAGAGCTGGGTGAAAACCCCAATGCGCCAGACAGCTTTCCCGGGCATCATGCCGGATGAAGCCGATCGCAAACCGGATGCGCAATCATCCGTAAGCTCCACTGGCCCCATGGCAGCGGTGATCGGCTTCCAGTCACCGTTCTCTGAGCAACGTAGCGTCGTGGCGCTGCTGGCGGATAGCCCACGCGGTTATGAACTGCTGAACCAGGCGGTCAATGACAGCGGTAAACGTGCGGCGATGTTTGGTTCGGTCGCGGTGATCCGTGAATCCGGCGTTAACAGTCTGCGCGTTGGCGACATCTACTATGTAGGCCATTTGCCGTGGTTTGAACGCCTGTGGTATGCCCTTGCGAATCACCCAGTGCTGTTAGCGATCCTCGCAGCCATCAGCGTGGTGTTACTGGCATGGGTACTGTGGCGCCTGCTGCGTATTATTAGTCGCCGTCGTCTCGACCCGGACCACGAGTAA
- the bcsZ gene encoding cellulose synthase complex periplasmic endoglucanase BcsZ → MNALRSGIVVVLMLVALNVQAACRWPAWDQFKKDYITQEGRVIDPSDARKITTSEGQSYAMFFALAANDREAFATLLDWTQNNLAQGSLQEHLPAWLWGQKDPSTWAVLDTNSASDGDIWIAWSLLEAGRLWKEPRYTDIGKAVLNRIAKEEVVTVPGLGSMLLPGKVGFAEETSWRFNPSYLPPQLAQYFTRFGAPWTTLRETNQRLLLETAPKGFSPDWVRYEKNKGWQLKPEKTLVSSYDAIRVYLWAGMMNDSDPQKARLLTKFKPMATLTAKNGVPPEDVDVASGKAQGEGPVGFSAAMLPFLQNRDAVAVQRQRVTDHFPGRDAYYNYVLILFGQGWDQHRYRFTAKGELLPDWGQECASSH, encoded by the coding sequence ATGAACGCGTTGCGTAGTGGAATCGTTGTTGTGTTAATGCTGGTCGCGCTGAATGTGCAGGCGGCCTGTCGCTGGCCTGCATGGGATCAATTCAAAAAGGATTACATCACTCAGGAAGGCCGGGTTATTGATCCCAGCGATGCACGAAAAATTACCACTTCGGAAGGGCAAAGCTACGCCATGTTCTTTGCCCTTGCCGCGAACGATCGTGAAGCGTTTGCAACGCTACTGGACTGGACGCAGAACAATCTCGCGCAAGGGTCGTTGCAGGAACATCTGCCCGCCTGGCTGTGGGGGCAAAAAGATCCTTCCACCTGGGCGGTGCTGGATACCAACTCGGCGTCTGACGGGGACATCTGGATTGCCTGGTCGCTGCTGGAAGCGGGACGATTGTGGAAAGAGCCGCGTTATACCGACATCGGTAAAGCGGTGCTGAACAGGATTGCGAAAGAGGAAGTGGTGACGGTTCCGGGTCTGGGCTCCATGTTGCTGCCGGGCAAAGTGGGTTTTGCTGAGGAGACGAGCTGGCGCTTTAATCCCAGCTATTTGCCGCCGCAGTTGGCGCAGTATTTCACCCGCTTCGGCGCGCCGTGGACAACGCTGCGTGAAACTAATCAGCGCTTATTGTTAGAAACCGCGCCGAAAGGCTTCTCGCCTGACTGGGTGCGGTATGAAAAAAACAAAGGCTGGCAGTTGAAGCCGGAGAAAACGTTGGTCAGCAGCTACGACGCGATTCGGGTTTATCTGTGGGCTGGCATGATGAATGACAGCGATCCGCAGAAAGCGCGGTTACTGACAAAATTCAAGCCAATGGCCACCCTGACGGCGAAAAACGGCGTTCCGCCGGAGGACGTTGACGTTGCCAGTGGAAAAGCGCAGGGCGAGGGTCCGGTGGGATTTTCCGCGGCTATGCTCCCTTTCCTGCAAAACCGTGATGCGGTGGCGGTGCAGAGGCAGCGCGTAACAGACCATTTCCCAGGACGCGATGCCTACTATAACTACGTGCTAATCCTCTTCGGGCAAGGGTGGGATCAGCATCGATATCGCTTCACCGCCAAAGGTGAGTTACTACCTGACTGGGGCCAGGAATGCGCAAGTTCACACTAA